Sequence from the Cucumis sativus cultivar 9930 chromosome 1, Cucumber_9930_V3, whole genome shotgun sequence genome:
CAAAAATCAACTCCAAATTTAAAAGGTGTAAAACTCAAACGttacaaaattaagaatttagaGATAAAACATCAACCAAAGTTTCATAGAAAGAATGAATTgatatgagaaaaaaacaactttgaaAAACTATAACATCATTTACAAATGAAACCAAGAAAGCCAaagatatgtatatatattttttacaatatagaaTATGAATTGATGAACTTCAGTGTAATCTCTGTCTCTTTGTAGATTGAAACTGAGAGGAggcaaaagaagaagaattagtAGTTGTTGAAGCCAATCCATTTTGGTTAAAACAACAAGAATCCAAACCAAAAGCGTTGGAGAAATTCAACATAGAACTCGAACACATTCTAGGAGTACTATTAATCAAAACAGGTGGTAACACTTTCATAGGCTGCAACGGTGGCGGATTTCGCCACCGAGGCAGAGGACCGGCGACGAGCAACGTCTGAAGCAACGGCCCGGCTTCCATAACAGATTGCAGCAACCTCCCTTTCTCTGGCAATTTCTTCCCTTTCACAATACTCTCAATCACCAAACTACATTGATCCACATTATGAGAATCCCCTACATTGAAGCTTGAAAAATCGGTCGGCGACGAAACGGCGGTCGCGTCAAAGAACGATTCGACAACGGGTGAACCCGAGACGTTATTAAAGGTATTgctattgttattgttatcaGCTGAGAGGCTGTTGGATTCTGTGATGCTTGAATTTGCTTTAATCAAAGGACTTTCAGGT
This genomic interval carries:
- the LOC101222515 gene encoding uncharacterized protein LOC101222515 encodes the protein MEDFASLWSYHQEGVDELKQKLLYTTIELESVKMEANQEMIKNKENVKNLLNLLQLAYKERDEARNQLHKVLNKLNFQPESPLIKANSSITESNSLSADNNNNSNTFNNVSGSPVVESFFDATAVSSPTDFSSFNVGDSHNVDQCSLVIESIVKGKKLPEKGRLLQSVMEAGPLLQTLLVAGPLPRWRNPPPLQPMKVLPPVLINSTPRMCSSSMLNFSNAFGLDSCCFNQNGLASTTTNSSSFASSQFQSTKRQRLH